In the genome of Oncorhynchus mykiss isolate Arlee chromosome 18, USDA_OmykA_1.1, whole genome shotgun sequence, one region contains:
- the LOC110496004 gene encoding tripartite motif-containing protein 46-like isoform X4 — MSHLLVVGQKSPRFQFLVSPLREHCSDYGGRNNPIMAPRFQLKSNVKSMECELHCPVCKEIVKQPVVLPCQHSVCLMCASEVLVQNGYPPPELPPEPNSPASTPNTRSPRQARRPMPSKADHRPIDRVLRSGFGTYPSPGRRRKEPPPAMLFPCPPCGREVELGEKGLTDCLRNLTLERIVERYRHTVSLGSVAVMCQFCKPPQSLEATKGCADCQASFCNECFKLYHPWGTPRAQHEHVQPTLNFRPKVLSCPEHDQERLHFYCRTCQRLLCPLCKLRRVHAGHKVAPVAQAYQTLKDKITKEMNYILSNQETVLGQISQLESATTQTEANSVAAREQLSQSVRDLTALLAERHASLSQALEGARQRRGEALAGQVAERRSLLEHAGLMAFSQELLKETDPPCFVQAARQTHSRLSTSIEGLQCFSLAADPSFRHFQLDVSKELKLLTNLQFIQAPLAPVIDTQKTLAYDQLFLCWRLPQESAPAWHFSVEFRRRGVVPGGGARGGIQGRLAAARWGWQRLEEVGGTSAVIDRLEMDSVYVLRVRGCNKAGFGEYSEEVYLHTPPAPALSFHS; from the exons ATGTCACACCTCCTTGTAGTTGGGCAGAAATCCCCCCGCTTTCAGTTTCTAGTGTCACCTCTCCGAGAGCACTGCTCCGATTACGGTGGAAGAAACAATCCTATCATGGCGCCTAGATTCCAGCTGAAG tctAACGTGAAGAGCATGGAGTGCGAGCTGCATTGCCCAGTGTGTAAGGAGATTGTCAAGCAGCCCGTGGTCCTGCCATGTCAGCACAGCGTCTGCCTGATGTGTGCCTCAGAGGTCCTGGTTCAAAATGGCTACCCTCCTCCGGAGCTGCCACCCGAGCCCAACTCTCCTGCCTCCACCCCCAATACCCGCTCTCCCCGCCAGGCACGCAGGCCCATGCCCAGCAAGGCCGACCATCGACCCATCGACCGCGTGCTACGTtcag GATTTGGGACGTATCCGTCGCCGGGGCGACGGCGTAAGGAACCGCCCCCCGCGATGTTGTTTCCGTGCCCACCCTGTGGGAGagaggtagagctgggagagaaggGCCTGACTGACTGCCTGCGTAACCTCACCTTGGAGCGCATTGTagagag gtacagacacacagtgaGCCTGGGCAGTGTGGCTGTGATGTGTCAGTTCTGCAAGCCTCCCCAGTCCCTGGAGGCCACTAAGGGCTGCGCCGACTGCCAAGCCAGCTTCTGTAACGAGTGTTTCAAGCTCTACCACCCCTGGGGGACTCCTCGCGCCCAGCACGAACACGTCCAGCCCACCCTCAACTTCAGGCCCAAG gttcTGTCGTGTCCGGAGCATGACCAGGAGCGTCTGCACTTCTACTGTAGGACGTGCCAGCGGTTGCTGTGCCCGCTCTGCAAGCTGCGCCGAGTCCACGCCGGGCACAAGGTGGCGCCAGTCGCCCAGGCATACCAGACACTCAAG GACAAGATTACCAAGGAGATGAACTACATTCTGTCCAACCAGGAGACAGTCCTGGGCCAGATCTCACAGCTGGAGAGTGCCACCACTCAGACAGAG GCAAACAGCGTAGCGGCACGGGAGCAGCTGTCTCAGAGCGTGAGAGACCTGACCGCCCTCCTCGCTGAGCGCCACGCCTCATTGTCTCAGGCCCTGGAGGGGGCACGGCAGAGGCGGGGCGAGGCGTTGGCGGGCCAGGTGGCGGAGAGGCGGAGCCTGCTAGAGCATGCAGGCCTCATGGCCTTCTCCCAAGAGCTGCTGAAGGAGACGGACCCGCCCTGCTTCGTCCAGGCAGCGCGCCAGACACACAGCAG GTTATCCACGTCCATCGAGGGGCTGCAGTGTTTCTCTCTGGCTGCTGATCCCTCCTTCAGACACTTCCAGCTGGACGTCTCCAAAGAGCTCAAACTCCTCACAAACCTGCAGTTCATCCAGg CCCCTCTGGCCCCTGTTATTGACACCCAAAAGACCCTGGCCTATGACCAGCTCTTCCTGTGTTGGCGGCTGCCTCAGGAATCCGCCCCCGCCTGGCACTTCTCTGTGGAGTTTCGTCGCCGGGGGGTGGTGCCAGGAGGCGGGGCCAGGGGTGGTATCCAAGGGCGATTGGCTGCGGCCCGCTGGGGCTGGCAGCGGCTGGAGGAGGTGGGCGGAACCAGTGCTGTGATTGACAGGTTGGAGATGgacagtgtgtatgtgttgagGGTGAGAGGCTGCAACAAGGCGGGCTTCGGGGAGTACAGTGAGGAGGTGTACCTACACACCCCGCCAGCACCAG CTCTCTCATTCCACTCCTAG
- the LOC110496005 gene encoding protein S100-A1 isoform X1 — protein sequence MMDALVRSPSVSDTMAQPTPLETSLGALIMAFHKHAGSGDAKTLSKKELTNLIKEELPNITGKGGPDVGELMTMLDHDGDGAVDFKEYITLIESLACMCNCFLEGKMYLLSAFCSVLH from the exons GATCACCGTCAGTCTCAGACACCATGGCACAGCCCACACCCCTGGAAACCTCCCTGGGAGCCCTCATCATGGCATTCCACAAGCACGCTGGCAGTGGAGATGCTAAGACCCTCAGCAAGAAAGAGCTAACTAACCTCATCAAGGAGGAGTTGCCCAACATAACTGGG AAGGGTGGTCCTGACGTGGGTGAGCTGATGACAATGCTAGACCATGACGGTGATGGCGCTGTGGACTTCAAGGAGTACATCACCCTGATTGAATCCCTTGCCTGCATGTGCAACTGCTTCCTGGAAGGGAAAATGTATCTTCTATCTGCTTTCTGCAGTGTATTGCATTAG
- the LOC110496005 gene encoding protein S100-A1 isoform X2, which translates to MAQPTPLETSLGALIMAFHKHAGSGDAKTLSKKELTNLIKEELPNITGKGGPDVGELMTMLDHDGDGAVDFKEYITLIESLACMCNCFLEGKMYLLSAFCSVLH; encoded by the exons ATGGCACAGCCCACACCCCTGGAAACCTCCCTGGGAGCCCTCATCATGGCATTCCACAAGCACGCTGGCAGTGGAGATGCTAAGACCCTCAGCAAGAAAGAGCTAACTAACCTCATCAAGGAGGAGTTGCCCAACATAACTGGG AAGGGTGGTCCTGACGTGGGTGAGCTGATGACAATGCTAGACCATGACGGTGATGGCGCTGTGGACTTCAAGGAGTACATCACCCTGATTGAATCCCTTGCCTGCATGTGCAACTGCTTCCTGGAAGGGAAAATGTATCTTCTATCTGCTTTCTGCAGTGTATTGCATTAG